A window from Staphylococcus succinus encodes these proteins:
- a CDS encoding CDP-glycerol glycerophosphotransferase family protein: MIKQIDLDSWDLLEDQLQKAFSEGYSHIVLTNNNIKIYKNMMAHVQLEPCTIVPDYTIHQQYLNDCRYFGKKNITFNDWIENINHYPNIIFHIETTQSILSSFKVNHLFDLALLSLLQDEVITDSHVVFDFSSELITSKEVWKDIHRFEPLNTTAFNLNKLAYAHKHALPFKSSETLSPEQMRFTDKLLKSTGFKVPHWIFNSIHHHFVKKHRALSYIYEKDTSKIKNHIVFLGFDYGFRGNSRYLFNHFAKHFTKLPIYFITADVNGPNFIKPDDPKAKEIIESARVVILESYIPDNLKPNGTIIQLWHGTPIKKLFLDSREPQQNLNIYNYRARKYNKWLHQDYFISDCEDIIDYFKTAFPQQHTHILNCGYPRIRYLLDKQSDQPYLSFIKQELKLDTNKPTLLYAPTWKTETNESDLLPISDGLLNKYNVIFKGHIEDNSDYIPENAILAPAHIEVQDLLLVSDIVLTDYSSIIFDALTIDKIVCQYTPDHEKYISERGVYEDVMHSLATVRYSDSKALLNDLISHQMKDIHTSAFVNKDNHAFETLSHIIKKCINT; this comes from the coding sequence ATGATAAAACAAATTGATTTAGATTCGTGGGACCTTTTAGAAGATCAACTTCAAAAAGCATTTTCAGAAGGGTATTCACATATTGTACTAACAAATAATAATATAAAAATATATAAAAATATGATGGCTCATGTGCAATTAGAACCTTGTACTATTGTTCCTGATTATACGATTCATCAACAATATTTAAATGACTGTCGCTATTTCGGTAAAAAAAACATTACTTTTAATGACTGGATTGAAAATATCAATCATTACCCAAATATCATCTTTCATATCGAAACTACCCAATCCATATTAAGTAGTTTTAAGGTCAATCATTTATTCGATTTAGCATTGCTATCTTTGCTACAAGATGAAGTAATCACAGATAGTCATGTTGTCTTTGATTTCTCTTCAGAACTCATAACGAGTAAAGAAGTTTGGAAGGATATACATCGATTCGAACCATTAAACACTACAGCTTTTAATTTGAATAAGCTAGCTTACGCACATAAACATGCATTGCCATTTAAATCTAGTGAAACACTTTCACCAGAACAAATGCGTTTTACTGATAAGTTATTGAAGTCCACAGGTTTTAAAGTTCCCCACTGGATTTTCAACTCAATACATCATCACTTTGTGAAAAAACATCGCGCATTAAGCTATATTTATGAAAAGGATACTTCAAAAATTAAGAATCATATCGTATTTTTAGGTTTTGATTATGGTTTTAGAGGTAATTCACGTTATTTATTTAACCATTTTGCGAAGCATTTTACGAAATTGCCGATTTATTTTATTACTGCTGACGTAAACGGTCCAAATTTTATTAAACCAGATGATCCAAAAGCCAAAGAAATTATTGAAAGTGCACGTGTAGTCATTTTGGAAAGTTATATTCCAGATAATTTAAAACCTAACGGCACAATTATACAACTTTGGCATGGTACTCCAATAAAGAAACTTTTCCTAGATAGTCGAGAACCACAACAAAATTTGAATATATATAATTATCGTGCAAGAAAATATAACAAATGGTTACATCAAGATTATTTTATAAGTGATTGTGAAGATATTATTGATTATTTTAAAACAGCATTCCCACAGCAACATACACATATATTAAATTGTGGGTATCCAAGAATTAGGTACTTATTAGATAAACAATCTGATCAACCATACCTGTCATTCATCAAGCAAGAGCTAAAACTAGATACTAATAAACCAACTTTACTTTACGCACCAACATGGAAAACTGAAACCAACGAATCTGATTTATTACCTATCAGTGATGGGTTACTTAATAAATATAATGTTATTTTTAAAGGTCATATTGAAGATAACTCTGACTATATACCTGAAAATGCTATCCTTGCTCCTGCCCATATTGAGGTCCAAGATTTATTATTAGTTTCGGATATCGTTTTAACAGACTATTCTTCTATTATCTTTGATGCATTAACTATTGATAAAATTGTGTGTCAGTATACACCTGATCACGAAAAATATATTTCAGAACGAGGTGTATATGAGGATGTCATGCACTCACTTGCTACAGTAAGATATAGTGATTCAAAAGCATTGCTCAATGATTTAATCAGTCATCAAATGAAAGACATCCACACTAGTGCATTTGTCAATAAGGATAATCATGCCTTCGAAACACTTTCCCATATAATAAAAAAATGTATTAACACTTAA
- a CDS encoding L-lactate permease, which yields MFVDNFNPFNNMLLSSIVAAIPIILFLLCLTVFKMKGIYGAITTVVVTLIIAISCFKLPIGIASGAFVEGFFQGVLPIGYIVIMAVLLYKITNETGQFHTIKDSISSISQDQRIQLLLIAFAFNGFLEGVAGFGVPIAICALLLTQLGFGPLQAAMLCLIANASAGAFGAIGLPVSVIDSLNLTGDIKSMAVSQMSVLTLAIINMFIPFLLIWIVDGFKGIKETLPAILVVGSTYTILQGVITFFIGPELADIIPPLASMLALALFSKRFQPKHIFRVQKDVKPEPVVKHKFKSVMYAWSPFYILTVIVMIWSTPQFKSLFEPNGALAHLVANITVPGTYSEVANKAIVLPLNIVGQTGTAILIVILITLLLSKQVHFLDACRLFKETFKELWLSILTICFILVISKLMTYAGLSSILGESIAKTGNVFPLLSPVLGWLGVFMTGSVVNNNSLFAPIQAAVAHNIGTNGSLLVSANTVGGVSGKLISPQSIAIATAAVKQVGKESELLKMTLRYSFALLIFICIWTFILNLLI from the coding sequence ATGTTTGTAGATAATTTTAACCCTTTTAACAACATGTTGCTATCTAGTATAGTGGCAGCAATTCCAATTATTTTATTTTTATTATGTTTAACAGTTTTTAAGATGAAAGGTATATATGGGGCTATTACTACGGTAGTTGTAACTTTAATCATTGCGATTTCATGTTTTAAATTACCAATTGGGATTGCATCTGGAGCATTTGTGGAAGGATTTTTTCAAGGCGTATTACCAATTGGTTATATTGTAATCATGGCAGTATTACTTTACAAAATAACAAATGAAACTGGACAATTTCATACAATTAAAGACAGTATCTCTAGTATTTCACAAGATCAACGTATTCAGTTGCTGTTAATTGCTTTTGCATTTAATGGTTTTTTAGAAGGCGTAGCAGGATTTGGGGTTCCAATAGCTATATGTGCATTATTACTTACACAACTTGGATTTGGTCCTTTACAAGCAGCTATGTTATGTCTAATTGCTAATGCTTCAGCAGGTGCTTTTGGCGCAATTGGATTACCGGTATCAGTCATAGATTCACTTAATTTAACTGGAGATATTAAAAGTATGGCTGTTTCACAAATGTCCGTACTGACTTTAGCAATCATTAATATGTTTATTCCATTTTTATTAATATGGATAGTAGATGGTTTTAAAGGTATCAAGGAAACATTACCTGCAATATTAGTTGTAGGCAGTACGTATACAATATTACAAGGCGTGATTACATTCTTTATTGGACCTGAATTAGCGGACATCATTCCACCGTTAGCATCCATGCTAGCATTAGCATTATTTTCTAAAAGATTCCAACCCAAACATATTTTCAGAGTTCAAAAAGATGTTAAGCCAGAACCAGTAGTAAAACATAAATTTAAATCAGTAATGTACGCATGGAGTCCTTTTTATATTTTGACAGTTATTGTTATGATTTGGAGCACACCTCAATTTAAAAGTTTATTTGAGCCAAACGGAGCGCTTGCACATTTAGTAGCAAATATAACAGTGCCTGGAACTTATAGCGAGGTTGCTAACAAAGCGATTGTATTGCCATTGAATATCGTAGGACAAACGGGCACAGCAATTTTAATTGTTATATTAATTACCTTATTGTTGTCTAAACAAGTTCATTTTTTAGATGCATGTCGTTTATTTAAAGAAACATTTAAAGAATTATGGTTATCTATTCTAACAATATGTTTTATATTGGTTATTTCAAAATTAATGACATATGCTGGATTAAGTTCAATATTAGGAGAAAGTATCGCTAAAACTGGAAATGTATTTCCACTACTATCTCCAGTACTTGGGTGGTTAGGTGTCTTTATGACAGGGTCAGTTGTAAATAATAATTCATTGTTCGCACCTATCCAAGCTGCGGTTGCCCATAATATAGGTACAAACGGCTCTTTATTAGTTTCAGCTAATACTGTCGGGGGCGTATCAGGTAAATTAATTTCTCCGCAATCTATTGCAATTGCGACAGCGGCAGTTAAACAAGTAGGTAAAGAATCTGAATTGTTAAAAATGACATTACGCTATAGTTTTGCATTATTAATATTCATTTGTATTTGGACATTCATCTTAAACTTGTTGATTTAA
- a CDS encoding glycosyltransferase family 4 protein — MKSITFFMHNVYAMGGTVKSISQLANTLAEKGHSVEIISVFKGNDRPYFDLHNSIKIKPLINYQLHPLNIKDLVFNRISKYTSFSNPRLLSQYEPGINQFSHYIEKKMIKAIHKVNTDVIVGTRASFNILIAKYAGKSVDKVGMEHMNLDAHPEAYQREILNAYTYLDKVTTLTSADQQKYQAYIQTPVFVVPNILNEPRFNKTKEKLITAAGRLEFEKGFDLLIKSINPIQQIVRQFGYQVHIYGSGQEAAELQQLIDQYQLHDIVKLQGSTQQLNEKLSISEITVIPSRNEGFGMVILEAMNQSNIVVSFDGNVGPDSIIKNNVNGYLVEHDNVDALSNKLRRLINQEFKETVIIHNAYQTVKAYAPDAIYQKFETLLNYNAPH, encoded by the coding sequence ATGAAATCAATCACATTTTTCATGCACAATGTTTACGCTATGGGAGGTACGGTTAAATCTATTTCGCAATTAGCTAACACACTCGCAGAAAAAGGACATAGTGTAGAGATAATCTCAGTATTTAAAGGAAACGATCGTCCCTATTTTGATCTTCATAATTCTATAAAGATAAAACCTTTAATTAATTATCAATTACATCCATTAAATATTAAAGACCTTGTATTTAATCGCATTAGCAAATACACATCATTTTCTAATCCTCGTCTGCTCTCTCAATATGAGCCAGGCATCAACCAATTCTCGCATTATATTGAAAAAAAAATGATTAAAGCAATTCACAAAGTGAACACTGATGTAATTGTTGGAACAAGAGCAAGCTTTAATATTTTAATTGCAAAATATGCTGGCAAATCTGTAGATAAAGTTGGTATGGAACATATGAATTTGGATGCACATCCTGAGGCCTATCAACGCGAAATCTTAAATGCATATACTTATTTGGATAAAGTAACAACACTTACTTCAGCAGATCAACAAAAATATCAAGCGTATATCCAAACTCCTGTGTTTGTTGTGCCAAATATTTTAAATGAGCCGAGATTCAATAAAACTAAGGAAAAATTAATTACTGCTGCAGGCCGTTTGGAATTTGAAAAGGGATTTGATTTACTAATTAAAAGTATTAATCCCATTCAACAAATTGTTCGGCAGTTCGGTTATCAAGTGCATATATATGGTAGTGGTCAAGAAGCAGCTGAATTACAACAACTCATTGATCAATATCAACTGCATGACATTGTAAAATTACAAGGATCAACACAACAGTTAAATGAGAAACTATCTATTAGTGAAATTACTGTCATCCCTTCTCGAAATGAAGGATTCGGAATGGTTATTTTAGAAGCAATGAACCAAAGTAATATTGTCGTTAGTTTTGATGGTAACGTAGGTCCTGATTCAATTATTAAAAACAATGTGAATGGTTACTTAGTAGAACATGATAATGTCGATGCGCTATCAAATAAATTACGTAGACTGATTAATCAAGAATTTAAAGAAACTGTAATTATTCATAATGCCTATCAAACAGTGAAAGCATATGCACCAGACGCTATTTATCAAAAATTTGAAACACTGTTAAATTATAACGCACCACATTAA
- the mqo gene encoding malate dehydrogenase (quinone) encodes MSKLHSKTDVILIGGGIMSATLGTLLKEFAPDKEIKVFERLATPAEESSNAWNNAGTGHSALCELNYTNENKDGSIDISKAVKINEQFQISKQFWSYLVKDGQLDSPESFIKPVPHMSFVQGVRNVDFLKRRVDRLNKNVLFNNMEFTDDKEKIAEWTPLIMEGRTSHIPMAITYDKTGTDVNFSELTKKLFKNLETKQVELNYEHEVEDLKQRKDGLWEVKVKDLKTNKVTVVESKFVFIGAGGASLQLLQKTGVKESKHIGGFPVSGLFLVCKNEDITKKHLGKVYGKASVGAPPMSVPHLDTRYIDGERTLLFGPFAGFSPKFMKTGSNLDLIKSVKPNNIITMLSAGIKEMNLTKYLISQLTLSNEQRMEDLREFVPNAKTEDWEIVVAGQRVQVIKDTENGGKGTLQFGTEVITSEDGSLSALLGASPGASTAVDIMLDLLKRCYKDEFQLWEEKIKTLVPSYGMKLSENEALYTQVNKEIKEYLKID; translated from the coding sequence ATGAGTAAACTACATAGCAAAACAGATGTCATCTTAATTGGTGGCGGTATTATGAGCGCAACATTAGGAACTTTATTAAAAGAATTTGCACCCGATAAAGAAATTAAGGTGTTTGAAAGATTAGCTACACCAGCTGAAGAAAGTTCTAATGCATGGAATAATGCGGGGACAGGGCATTCTGCATTATGTGAATTAAACTATACAAACGAAAATAAAGACGGATCAATAGATATTAGTAAAGCTGTAAAAATTAATGAACAGTTTCAAATTTCTAAACAATTTTGGAGTTACTTAGTTAAAGATGGTCAGCTTGATAGTCCAGAATCATTTATTAAACCGGTACCGCATATGAGTTTTGTTCAAGGGGTGCGTAATGTAGATTTCTTGAAAAGACGTGTGGATAGACTAAATAAAAACGTTTTGTTTAATAATATGGAATTTACAGATGATAAAGAGAAAATCGCTGAATGGACGCCATTAATAATGGAAGGGCGCACGTCTCATATTCCTATGGCAATTACATATGATAAAACTGGAACAGATGTGAATTTTAGTGAATTAACTAAAAAATTATTTAAAAATCTTGAAACGAAACAGGTTGAATTAAACTATGAACACGAAGTAGAAGATTTGAAACAACGTAAGGATGGGCTTTGGGAAGTTAAAGTAAAAGACTTAAAAACAAACAAAGTTACGGTTGTTGAAAGTAAATTTGTATTTATTGGTGCAGGTGGCGCGAGTTTACAATTACTACAAAAAACAGGAGTCAAAGAATCTAAGCACATAGGCGGTTTCCCAGTTAGTGGTTTATTCTTAGTTTGTAAAAATGAAGATATTACAAAAAAACATCTTGGAAAAGTTTATGGTAAAGCTTCAGTAGGTGCGCCACCAATGTCAGTACCGCATTTAGATACACGTTACATTGATGGAGAAAGAACATTGTTATTTGGACCTTTTGCTGGTTTCTCACCTAAGTTTATGAAAACTGGATCAAATTTAGACTTAATTAAATCTGTTAAGCCTAATAATATTATTACAATGTTATCTGCAGGTATTAAAGAAATGAATTTAACAAAATATTTAATTTCACAACTAACGCTATCTAATGAGCAGCGCATGGAAGATTTACGTGAATTTGTTCCAAATGCTAAGACTGAAGATTGGGAAATAGTTGTTGCTGGTCAACGCGTACAAGTTATTAAAGATACTGAAAATGGTGGTAAAGGTACCTTACAGTTTGGTACAGAAGTTATCACGTCAGAAGATGGATCATTATCGGCTTTATTAGGTGCATCACCAGGAGCTTCTACTGCTGTAGATATTATGCTTGATTTACTTAAGCGTTGTTATAAGGATGAATTCCAACTTTGGGAGGAAAAAATCAAGACGCTTGTTCCTTCGTATGGTATGAAACTATCTGAAAATGAAGCACTCTACACGCAGGTTAATAAAGAAATTAAAGAATATTTAAAAATAGATTAA
- a CDS encoding HAMP domain-containing sensor histidine kinase, giving the protein MFKSLYTRIAVYTVMVMLFSAIVSFLCTNIIYHNHLKANNDAKIMRTLKDSSTYQKESSMHNLPAFFQHMGEMNYQVMTVSEKGKKSFYGTAFRKDNISKQEIQSVLQGHDYHGIKNLPYNPFVTGFFENTTKNTVGITFNQNNEKTAVFMRPDIGKTFSEFRIFLAILITLLLIFSIILIISSTYSIIKPIQQLKQATNRLMQGNFDTSINITRKDEFGTLQYRFDKMRLSLKQLDDMRQHFVQNVSHEIKTPLTHIHHLLDQMKYAKSSTERNQYIGDIYQITTQLSELTKELLLLSEIDNGAHLEFKDHITLNKLLKQIIRHEQFLANQKDLIIMSDLADVQIIGNERLLYQAFQNLITNAIKYSKHGGTIEVTLKQNIDTIICTITDDGQGMTEETQAHLFERFYKAGNNDNSNGLGLAIAKAVFELHGGSISVKSKKNNGTTFSISIDNQ; this is encoded by the coding sequence ATGTTTAAATCACTCTATACGCGCATTGCAGTTTATACAGTTATGGTTATGTTATTTAGTGCGATTGTCAGTTTCTTATGTACTAATATTATTTATCACAACCATTTAAAAGCTAATAATGACGCTAAAATCATGCGTACTTTAAAAGATTCAAGTACATATCAAAAAGAATCTAGTATGCACAATTTACCAGCATTTTTTCAACATATGGGCGAAATGAACTATCAAGTCATGACTGTTTCTGAAAAAGGCAAAAAATCCTTTTACGGTACTGCTTTTAGAAAAGATAATATTTCTAAGCAAGAAATACAATCTGTATTACAAGGTCATGATTATCATGGAATTAAAAATCTCCCTTACAATCCTTTTGTAACTGGTTTTTTCGAAAATACCACTAAAAATACAGTAGGTATTACTTTTAATCAAAATAATGAAAAGACTGCGGTGTTTATGCGACCTGATATAGGCAAAACATTTAGTGAGTTTAGAATATTTTTAGCTATTTTAATTACTTTATTGCTTATATTTTCAATTATATTAATAATTTCTTCAACTTATTCGATTATTAAACCGATACAGCAATTAAAACAAGCAACTAATAGACTTATGCAAGGCAACTTTGACACTTCCATTAACATTACACGCAAAGACGAGTTCGGTACGTTACAATATCGTTTTGACAAAATGCGCCTCTCACTCAAACAACTTGATGATATGAGACAACATTTCGTTCAAAATGTATCACATGAAATTAAAACACCATTAACACACATCCATCACTTACTTGATCAAATGAAATATGCAAAATCAAGTACAGAACGAAATCAATATATTGGTGATATATATCAAATCACAACACAATTAAGCGAGTTAACTAAAGAATTATTGTTACTTTCAGAAATAGATAATGGCGCGCATTTAGAGTTTAAAGATCACATCACTTTAAATAAACTTTTAAAACAAATCATCCGTCACGAACAATTTTTAGCAAATCAAAAAGATCTCATCATTATGTCCGATTTAGCAGATGTACAAATTATTGGCAATGAACGATTACTATATCAAGCATTTCAAAATTTAATAACTAATGCGATTAAATATTCAAAACACGGTGGTACCATTGAAGTTACACTCAAACAAAATATTGATACTATCATTTGTACAATTACTGATGATGGACAAGGTATGACAGAAGAAACACAAGCACATTTGTTTGAACGTTTTTATAAAGCAGGTAATAACGATAATAGTAACGGTTTAGGCCTCGCTATTGCTAAAGCCGTTTTTGAACTTCATGGGGGAAGCATCAGTGTGAAGAGCAAAAAAAATAATGGAACTACATTTTCTATCAGTATAGATAATCAATAA
- a CDS encoding response regulator transcription factor yields MTSCLIVDDDIKILEYVSNYISREGLKTITQSSAEDALTYLETQQVDIAIVDIMMGGMSGFELCKLLKEDYKIPVIMLTARDALSDKEQAYFSGTDDYVTKPFEVKELIFRIKAVLKRYNINANNEITIGNLTLNQSYLEVASATKAMNLPNKEFQLLFLLASHPKQVFNRDDLIERIWGFDYEGDERTVDVHIKRLRKRLEKLEASVTIHTVRGLGYKVDDYV; encoded by the coding sequence ATGACAAGTTGCCTAATCGTCGACGATGACATTAAAATTTTGGAGTATGTTTCAAATTATATTAGTCGTGAAGGTTTAAAAACTATTACCCAATCCAGTGCAGAAGATGCCTTAACTTATCTTGAAACTCAACAGGTAGATATTGCAATCGTTGATATTATGATGGGAGGTATGAGTGGTTTTGAACTTTGTAAATTATTAAAAGAAGACTATAAAATCCCTGTTATTATGCTAACTGCACGTGATGCACTCAGTGACAAAGAACAAGCATACTTTTCAGGCACCGATGATTATGTCACTAAACCTTTTGAAGTCAAAGAACTTATCTTTAGGATTAAGGCAGTACTTAAGCGTTATAACATCAATGCAAATAACGAAATAACTATTGGTAATTTGACATTGAATCAATCATACCTTGAAGTAGCATCTGCCACAAAAGCAATGAATTTACCAAACAAAGAATTCCAATTACTTTTTTTACTTGCTTCACATCCAAAACAAGTTTTTAATCGTGATGATTTAATCGAAAGAATTTGGGGATTTGATTACGAAGGAGATGAACGTACTGTCGATGTACATATTAAACGTCTTAGAAAAAGGTTAGAAAAACTAGAAGCCTCTGTAACAATTCATACCGTTCGTGGCTTAGGTTATAAGGTGGATGATTATGTTTAA
- a CDS encoding ABC transporter permease, giving the protein MKLAWQEIKFYKFRFILIMLIILLLGIMVLFISGLAQGLARENVSMLDNMKTEKYILQDNKKPQIEKSLIKPGQQKKIEDITDQKPLKLASQTLNIDKSEEDVIMTNTVNNEKPKLKEGSYPTDNNEVALNNKLTAGGITIGDTVKVKGGKKLKVSGILDDTMYSHSSVVMMNNAGFDKLNEQVSTVYPVKDLSEKQQKEIDQMAGVKTFSEDEITSEIASYQAEQSPLNMMIVSLFVISAIVLSAFFYVMTIQKISEIGILKAIGIKTKHLLSALVIQILITTMIGVLISVGIVSSLSLVMPVTMPFHITLSNLLLVVAVFIIVAIIGAALSFIKLFKVDPIEAIGGAD; this is encoded by the coding sequence ATGAAATTAGCATGGCAAGAAATTAAATTTTATAAGTTCCGTTTTATATTAATCATGTTGATCATTTTACTACTAGGTATAATGGTATTGTTTATAAGTGGATTAGCACAAGGGTTAGCAAGAGAAAACGTATCGATGTTAGATAACATGAAAACTGAGAAGTATATATTACAAGATAATAAGAAACCGCAAATTGAAAAATCATTAATTAAGCCAGGACAACAAAAGAAAATAGAAGATATTACTGATCAAAAACCATTAAAGTTAGCTTCTCAGACATTGAATATTGATAAAAGTGAAGAAGATGTAATCATGACTAATACTGTTAATAATGAAAAGCCAAAATTAAAAGAAGGTAGTTATCCAACTGATAATAATGAAGTTGCGCTAAACAATAAATTAACTGCTGGTGGTATTACTATTGGAGATACTGTAAAAGTTAAAGGCGGCAAAAAATTAAAAGTATCGGGTATTCTTGATGATACAATGTATTCACATAGTTCAGTCGTGATGATGAATAACGCTGGTTTCGATAAATTAAATGAACAAGTAAGTACAGTGTATCCTGTAAAAGATTTATCAGAGAAACAACAAAAAGAGATAGACCAAATGGCTGGTGTAAAAACGTTCAGTGAAGATGAAATTACAAGTGAAATTGCAAGTTATCAAGCAGAACAGTCGCCATTAAACATGATGATTGTCAGTCTGTTTGTAATATCAGCAATTGTATTGAGTGCATTTTTCTACGTAATGACGATTCAAAAAATATCAGAAATAGGTATTTTAAAAGCTATAGGTATTAAAACAAAACACTTACTGAGCGCTTTAGTTATCCAAATATTAATTACAACAATGATTGGTGTACTAATATCTGTTGGAATTGTCAGTAGTTTATCATTAGTGATGCCAGTAACAATGCCATTTCATATTACACTTTCAAATCTATTGTTAGTTGTAGCTGTATTCATTATTGTTGCAATTATTGGAGCAGCATTATCATTTATTAAATTATTCAAAGTAGATCCTATTGAAGCAATCGGAGGTGCAGATTAA
- a CDS encoding ABC transporter ATP-binding protein, which yields MTLQVKDIKKSFGKGTSETTVLKGINFEVNDGEFVILNGASGSGKTTLLTILGGLLSQDSGDIVYNDEPLYSVKNKPADLRLNEIGFIFQSSHLVPYLKVKAQLTTIGKEAGMSKKDAEQRAEMLLSQIGLAHRLNVFPHMLSGGEKQRVAIMRAFMNNPKIILADEPTASLDAKRATEVIEMIKSQIQNKKMIGIMITHDKRLFDYADRVIELDDGVIVNS from the coding sequence ATGACGCTACAAGTTAAAGACATAAAAAAATCATTTGGTAAAGGAACGTCAGAAACGACTGTATTAAAAGGTATAAATTTTGAAGTGAATGATGGAGAATTTGTAATTCTTAATGGTGCATCAGGTTCAGGTAAGACTACTTTGCTTACTATTTTGGGTGGGTTACTTTCACAAGATAGTGGAGACATTGTATATAATGATGAGCCTTTATATTCTGTTAAAAATAAGCCGGCAGATTTAAGATTAAATGAGATTGGATTTATATTCCAATCTTCACACTTAGTACCTTATTTAAAAGTTAAAGCGCAATTGACAACGATTGGAAAAGAAGCGGGCATGTCAAAAAAAGATGCGGAACAAAGAGCGGAGATGTTATTAAGCCAAATAGGATTGGCACACCGCTTGAACGTTTTCCCTCATATGTTATCGGGAGGCGAGAAGCAACGTGTAGCAATAATGCGTGCTTTTATGAATAATCCTAAAATTATACTTGCAGATGAACCAACAGCAAGTTTAGATGCTAAGCGAGCTACAGAAGTTATAGAAATGATAAAATCGCAAATTCAAAATAAAAAAATGATTGGAATCATGATTACACACGATAAGCGATTATTTGATTATGCAGATAGAGTTATAGAATTAGATGATGGAGTTATTGTAAATTCATAA